GTTTAGTTTTTCTATTTTGAAAGACATTGTATAGTTTCACATGTattttattatgtattgaaaaagaaagaaaacagaaaGGGTTATTGAAGAagagtatatattttatattatctatGAAAAGAGTGAGTATTGTTAATTTTCACTCAATTAGATTGAATGAAATTAAAGTTAGTATCCTCGTATATAAATAAGGAAATATTACTAAATAACTTCAATTATATATCAACTTAGAGACCATGAAATAATGATTGGATTTATACCCTTTTGTAATAATTAGGGTTGCTATATGACAAATAAGTGCGTTAACACAGTTCACACGCGAAGAAACCACTCTGCCAGTGTTTGGTGCTTTATAGAATTATAGGTTATAGGCTActtataatataaattagaGAATCAATTTAGGTTAGTTGATTGTTAACTCATTTATTTGTTTAAACAAGTgttaagaatttaaattttattttgtgtatgTAGCAAACttttaaatagaatttaaatctacaataaattaatttttgacttGTCGGATTTAGAATGACGTaaccaataaaaaataatatatactagAACAAACATCAAAGTGGCAtaaacatattaataataaagaatcactctttttttaattattttttatggctATCTTTGaagattctaattttatttttcgaGTAAAATTCTAATACGGTCCTTAACCAATTCACAAACTCTCATTCTGCCCTCCTCAtcgattgaaaaataatattgtgGCCCCCTCACGATTAATTCTGTCCGACATTCTGCCTCCTTTATTATTGTCTTTGTCTAGAGTTAACGAATTTTATCTACGTGTACCGTTAATTCAACACATGCCAAACAACTATTTAAAGAGACAAATCGCCTCCTGGTGAGTTAGCAAAATGATATCGTTACGCACATCTCAAAAGTGctttacttcttcttcttcctttcatTGTTCATTCCACTACAGTCACATCTCCTCACTCTACCCCAACTGCCACTACTTCCATGCTACCTCCATTTCCTCACTAATCTTTATCATTGCACCTCACTGCCATCTTTAATATCACAAACTTACTTCCTCCCGCTCCATCATCTGCATCATCTTCTTTCACCACATACACCTCTCTCACTCTACCTCCAGCATGCTTACTTTTACTTTACCTATCATTCTCGTCCACAATATTACCAATTCTTAACTCTAATAACAACAAAATCATTAGCTGCaatgtcaatttttttaaataaacaaaaatatagatccaaaattaataaaatttaaaaatttataagaaaCAAAAGGGACGAatgggagaaagagaaagagagaggaggCATCGAAAACTAAATGAAGATCTAATGGGTATATTGTATTGTTGTAGGGATGAGTGAGACCATGAGAATAGAGATAAAGGTGAGGAATAAATACGGAGGTGGACACGGTGAAAATTTGATAAGTAGTGGCAACAAAATGAGGGTGGTATGGTCCGAGAGAAATGAGAAGATGATGGAGTGGCATTAGTGGTGGTGGCGTTGGAAATAGCAGTAAAGTACAAtggcaaaagaagaagaagtaaagCGTTTTTGAGATGTACAAAAGAATAATGTTCTGCGAACTTACCAGAGGACGATTTGTCCCTTTAAATAGCTGCTTGACATGTGTTGAGTTAATGATACATGTAGACAAGATCCGTTAGCTTTGGATGAAAACATTAACAGAAGGAGTTAATCACGAGGGATCATAATGTTATTTTTCAATCGATGAAGAACGAAATGAAAATTTGTGAAATGATTAAGAGCCGAATTGAGGTTTTACtcttattttctattatttcgGAAGATCATACATACATACAACTTTATTGCTATTTACATTTTAATGTGACAGAGAATTTACAGAAAACCTTCTTTAGTTACcataaattttgtatttttcattctaaataattcatGTAATACATGTAAGATATAGATATTTTTGAAGTCTAAGTGCAAATTGGTATCAATTGATGATCCGATACATGATGTAACTTTTAACCTAAAGGTGCAAATTGCCAGCAATTACTCGAACAATTACTAAAAGTTTGAATGAGGAAAAAAGTTggaaaaattattaatttgtatttttattaattttcttattgatttggaaaaaacGTACGATAGGGTGctaagggaggtcttatggaaggttttagaaaagaaaagagtaaggatcgcataaGCCGTAgtaagacggaatatatggaatgtaagttcagttTGAGAAGGAAAAACCCGAATATAGAGGTGAAagttggagaaaacatcctaccaaaagttaaaagtttaagtatcttgggtgcatcattcaggataatggagagattgaacaggatgtaaatcatatgatccaagcaggttggtcaaaatggcggagtgcatctagttttatatgcgacaaaaaagtgtctttaaaacttaaaaataaattctatcgcagtgctataagaccggctatgctttaTGGTATGGAGTGTTAGGCGGccaaaggggagcacgaacataagatgagtgtggcagagatgaagatgttgagatgaatgagtggtcatacgcgattggataaaataaggaacgaagatataagggaaagagttggagtagcacccattgtggaaaagatggttgaatcgcgtctcagatggtttggacatgtgagaagaagactgACAGAACACACAGTCAAGaaggtggatgagatggaaaaTGGACAAAGGGTGAAAGAcaaagacctaagaagaccatccatgaaatagtcaaacgagatctacatgtaaacggtctctctgtagacataaTACATGACAGAGCATAATAttgtcgtttgattcatgttgCCAACCCCACCTAATGGGATaagactttgttgttgttgttttgttTCAATCAtcaatattttctattttctattttcacaatgttgtgaaataaaaattaaaaataataaaaataagaaaatcctATTTTTcgtatttttagttttttgtttataaaatctcaaaaatagaaaatattgagtctaaaaataaaaacaaaaaaataatcagTTGTACTCATTTTTCAACACTTActcattcttcttcctttttgtTTATTGTCAACACCTACTTTTCAACGACTGTCACTTGTACTCATTTTTCTCAACTATAAAATTAGTTGTGGAACCTATTTTAACCAAATTTCAGACCTCATCCAAAACCAAGGTTCAATATAGTAAtgctcttctttttcttttttctttctttttggcACCAAGATTTACTATAATTACAAGAACAAATTCAGcaaaaacaatataaaaaagTTCTTTGTTCTTTTTCCAAATAAACTATGAATTGAATTGAGTGTAAACATTTCTCATTTTTAGAAGGAAAGGAGTACATTTGTGATTACATTAGTATGCTAACAAATCTAACTGTACAAAggataaaataattataataataataaatcaaacTTGTATAATGAATGATTGAGAGAGATTAATGTGATATAAGTTCAGATGACCAggtcaaaaattaaattaaaaaaaaaaagaaaaaaaggaaagggaTTATGCCATGGGCCTCACCCACCCATATCCATATTTTGACTCATCCATCATAAAACTCATTAATTGTTAATACAAAAAATGCAACCCAGCCAAACAGACCCTTTCCCACAATTTTTAAGGTCTACACCCACAATCTTCATTCTTCAATTCAACCCTTGAGCCAAGTGTGGCATGATGCCATCCATGCCAATAAAATCAAGCATATATAGTTTTCTCCAAAACTTGTTCAACTCTTCACTTAAGCCTCAAAGGTTTGCACCTGCCTCTTCCTTTTCATATGAATCTTACTTACCCACCAGCATGTTGTGTATGTACCTATGCATTTGGAAGTGGTAAAATTACAAATGGAAGTggcatttcttttcttttggctTGACATAACATGCCACTATTGCTCTGGTGAAGTAAATGCCATGGCATGTGAGAGACCATGGAAAAACAAGCTCTAGGTGGCTACTTCAAACACCTGTCTGAAACAAATCAACTCAGTGTCTCACACAAATATAATTCCATGACTTAATTGTATACCATTTAATGAATATGCAAGAAAAATTTCTTATGTTTTCAAGGTAAATTACAATATACGAGGCTGGGTAATATTACAAACGACATTGCTTAATCTATCATACCAAAGTTAGGTAAATAACTGATTTTCTTACATATTATTTGGCTGAAGAAATTCGGCGTAGCGAAGGAATCCAACTGCTTGAAGTACGAGAATTACTACCGAAAACGCGAGCAATGTGTGAACTTCCTAAGGGCTTTTCTGCTTTTGATGCATTTTCTTTAGAGGATTTTGGCAAGCCAGATGATGTAGATGGACCGTTGTTCATGTtctgcgaaaaaaaaaaaagtgatctCAATCAGATGAATTACCTGAGCTAAgtaaaatttcaaattaaacACAGGAAGGACAAGAATACACATTTAAAGAGGGATTAGAGGCAAGAAATGCAAGACTTGCAATTTCATGGAGGTGACAACATACATGTTTCTCAGTCTGATTCTTGAAACTATGATTGTGACCAACAGATGGTTTAGGCTGTGCAGTTGCGCTTGGACGATCATGATTCTGGTTCGCCAACTGTCTTGTTGCAGTTACATGAGCTGAATCATTGACTCCTAAACCTGAAATGGAATGTGAAGCATCAGGATCATCAAGCATCACTTCACTACACTGAAAATTCTTGGAATGCAGTTAACAATTAAGATAAGAAAGAGTTAGTTGGGAAATATATGTTCTGATATTCCCATCTTAGGATTATATCAGAAGTTGTTAGGTTCTGTGTTTAAGATTTGGACAACATTCATGAAAATAACCTAAGTTAGCTATTATGATAATTTTCTAATAATTGTTTTTCGCCTTGTAAGTGACAAGAATGAAGTTACCTGTATTCTTGTCCGTAGCCATGGGTTCTAGACTGCTAGGTACAGCGGCCGAAGGCTGAAAATTTCCAAACACTCATCATGTCAGAAAAAGAATAAGATTAGGACATCATTCAAAGAAACTATCAGAAATACCATCTAACAATATCAATCCATGGCATGAAATTTGTTCTAAAAATATTGAACTACACGCAATTATGGCATGAAAGTTGTTCAAAAAGGGTAATAAAAATATAGCGAGAAACTACTAACAGCTGTTTGATTTTGTATCTGTCTCTGTCTCTGTTGTGTCTGTTGGTACTTTAGAATGGTCCAGTCAAACAAATTGTCAGATTCAAATCCTGCACATTGAATTCAGCCGAATAAGATTATTTCgacaagaaggaagaagaaaaatataacacATACCGTGAAGTTTTGAAATCCTAGGATTAGTGTTAATTGATACCATCAAAATACTAACTCATAAGCAAATTATTACACTTACTAAGCATAGACTAATTTTTCTGTTATCCGGCAAATTAGTTAAAATCAAATCAAGTATATAAAAGCAAACAGTCAAAACCTTCACGAGAGAACAATTCACGAAACAAGCGCTTCAAGAATCCATAATCTGGTAGTTGATCAAATGTCAAGGAGTGGCAATAATGAAAGTAAGAAGCGAACTCCACGGGATATGACTTGCAAAGCATCTAGGAGcaaaaaatatcaatatttaGTCAAGGTTTCAAGTACTCAATCTTAAGTTCGGAGATCAATCATTTTATCAAACTGAAAAACACACGCATACCTCAATGGGAGTTGACAACTTCTTCTCACAAATCCTATcatatttttcctttttggttACAGCTTTCAGACCCTGCCAGGGAAGGCTGAAACGCAAAAACTAGATAGTCAAGACCCGTTTCTTGTTCAATTGATATGCAACATTTTTTTAAAGCTCAATATGTTTGGAAAGTTAGAACGGATAGTGGAAAAAAACATACCTTCCTCTTAAGAAGTACATAAGAACATAGCCAAGAGACTCTAAATCATCTCGACGACTTTGCTCTGACAAAATAGAATCCAAATGGTGAGAAATTCGTAAATTGCAATCTGTATAATGTAAAGAAGGAAAATTTCTTTCTACTTACCGATTCCTATGTGAGTATTACAACTTGCATAGCGTGCAGTTCCTGTTAAGTTTTTATTCTCTCTGGATGAGttcatcaaataaaaaattaggcAACAATAGACATGGAAAAACATGACACAACAAGAAACGATAAAAAACGaataatgaaacaaaaataTACCTGTAAGGAATATGTTTATTTGTGCTAAGGTCCTTATATCTTTTTGCAAGTCCAAAGTCAATAATATAAACCTGTAAATTTAACAAATCGACGAAAAAAAATAAGCATGAATTTGGTAGCGAGTCTAGCAATGAAAGGGATCGAGCGAATTCTGGCATGTTACCTGGGTTGCTTTCCTCCCAAGACCCATAAGGAAGTTATCTGGTTTGATGTCTCTATGCAAATATCCCTTCGAATGTAGGTACTCGATTCTCGTAAGCTGTAATCCAGTAAATAAAACAGATTTCACTTTACACTTTCATTGAAACTTTTCAGTAATGTGAACTATGACTACAAATAAGTAAAGTTATTTAAGAGTCGAAACTGCTCAAATAATATGCAGATGACATGGTAATATCAAGAAAAAGCAAGGAACAAATGCCGCCTTCTTGAAAACCAAAGCAAGGAAACAGTAATTACCATCTGATCAGCCAACATCAAAACCGTTTTCAATGTAAATTTTCTCCCGCAATAGACAAAAAGGTCCTCGAGACTCGGTCCCAGAAGATCAATAACTAGAACATTATTGTCTCCATCAATGCCACACCATTTCATACTTGGTACACCGCCTGAAATCGAAAAGGCAAGGGGAATCATAAACATTTAACCCTCCTGGCAAATGTTATCAAAACGTTTACACATTCGAAGCGCTTCTGTTATAACTTACTTTCTCCTTGAAGAAGATTATACAACTTTGCCTCATAGAGCAGCTGTGGATGTTTGGTTTTCTTGTTCTCCTACAAAATAGGAAATGCAGCCACTATAAATAACTATTAAGTACATAAAATACCTCTTGAAATGCTGAATATGAAGGAAACCCAAGAGATTATGAAACAAATTGTAAACTTTCTAGCAAGTGTAGTTATCTATTTAAAAATTCGACCCAAGTTTTCATGTGTTATCTATCATGCATTGAAACAATTGGCCTTAGTTCAGTAATTTCAAATAACCATTCATCAACAGCATACATGGAACAACAGATTGCTATAATCAAGTAATGAATCTTTTACTTGAATCTGaatattttcaaataataataatagtagtaaTAAATTTACATGCATAAGTTATGATATATCAGCTCATATATCATAATTTAGGCATGTAATTTATGTTCATATATCAGCTGCATTTCTAAATTCCCCCATTTCTAATATCAATTATCAAACAACACCATCCAACCCAACCTacttcattttttaaaataaataaacaaacgACAAAGTAGAAGTTGATCCCCCAACTTATTCATGTTCTTATACATCATGCCATGCATGATTATTAGcacaattctttttttttcttcttgattaaaaataaaaaatgaaggCAAATCAATTTTTAAGTAAGAAAGAAGAAGACGCACCATCTTGACGGCCACAATCTCAGAGGTCTCAATATTTGTAGCTgccaagaaaaaaattttaaacatgaTCAGCACAAGCACAGAGAAAAAATCAAtaaacttaaaaagaaaaaaataataataataataataagagagcaagaagaagaaacaaaagaaagttATTTTACCAATATAAATTTCACCGAAGGAACCGCTTCCAATTTTCTTACCGATCTTGTACTTTCCTCCCACAACCCTCTCCATCTCTTATACCCAACAACCAAACAATAGCTAAAAAAAAGttcaaaccaaaccaaactGGTTCGTGCTCTGGGTTTTTCTTCTGCAAAATCTTATGCTCGTAGCTGATGCCGAAGAAGATGAATGCAAAAAGAAGGCGCAGAATCTTTAGCTTCAGGTAAAGAAAATGATATaggagagaggagagagcaGAAGCAAGAGGAAGTTTGATGGATAAaaattggattggattggattagAATTGGTGGAAAGAAACAGGAAATTGTTGAAATTGATTGTAAATGGAcggagaagagaaagaaggaaaaCAAGTTGCTCAGAACATTGCTTTATAAAAGATAGGGTCAATTTTGGAATATCGTACGTACGAACTACtaactcatttttatttttctttttcttttaattttcaaaagttGGTTGATGATCTGTAACAAGCCTCAACCACCTAACCCAATCCATTtcttcctttgttttcttcttacCCCACTATATACTCACTACACAAATAGAATTAGATCCTCTTCTAATTTATTCTTCTATTTAAAAAGTattcaaatatattttatattatttgttatgtatataattaatattttttaattaattagtataaattttttttatga
This sequence is a window from Arachis stenosperma cultivar V10309 chromosome 10, arast.V10309.gnm1.PFL2, whole genome shotgun sequence. Protein-coding genes within it:
- the LOC130955536 gene encoding uncharacterized protein LOC130955536 encodes the protein MERVVGGKYKIGKKIGSGSFGEIYIATNIETSEIVAVKMENKKTKHPQLLYEAKLYNLLQGESGVPSMKWCGIDGDNNVLVIDLLGPSLEDLFVYCGRKFTLKTVLMLADQMLTRIEYLHSKGYLHRDIKPDNFLMGLGRKATQVYIIDFGLAKRYKDLSTNKHIPYRENKNLTGTARYASCNTHIGIEQSRRDDLESLGYVLMYFLRGSLPWQGLKAVTKKEKYDRICEKKLSTPIEMLCKSYPVEFASYFHYCHSLTFDQLPDYGFLKRLFRELFSREGFESDNLFDWTILKYQQTQQRQRQIQNQTAPSAAVPSSLEPMATDKNTGLGVNDSAHVTATRQLANQNHDRPSATAQPKPSVGHNHSFKNQTEKHNMNNGPSTSSGLPKSSKENASKAEKPLGSSHIARVFGSNSRTSSSWIPSLRRISSAK